DNA from Solanum stenotomum isolate F172 chromosome 3, ASM1918654v1, whole genome shotgun sequence:
NNNNNNNNNNNNNNNNNNNNNNNNNNNNNNNNNNNNNNNNNNNNNNNNNNNNNNNNNNNNNNNNNNNNNNNNNNNNNNNNNNNNNNNNNNNNNNNNNNNNNNNNNNNNNNNNNNNNNNNNNNNNNNNNNNNNNNNNNNNNNNNNNNNNNNNNNNNNNNNNNNNNNNNNNNNNNNNNNNNNNNNNNNNNNNNNNNNNNNNNNNNNNNNNNNNNNNNNNNNNNNNNNNNNNNNNNNNNNNNNNNNNNNNNNNNNNNNNNNNNNNNNNNNNNNNNNNNNNNNNNNNNNNNNNNNNNNNNNNNNNNNNNNNNNNNNNNNNNNNNNNNNNNNNNNNNNNNNNNNNNNNNNNNNNNNNNNNNNNNNNNNNNNNNNNNNNNNNNNNNNNNNNNNNNNNNNNNNNNNNNNNNNNNNNNNNNNNNNNNNNNNNNNNNNNNNNNNNNNNNNNNNNNNNNNNNNNNNNNNNNNNNNNNNNNNNNNNNNNNNNNNNNNNNNNNNNNNNNNNNNNNNNNNNNNNNNNNNNNNNNNNNNNNNNNNNNNNNNNNNNNNNNNNNNNNNNNNNNNNNNNNNNNNNNNNNNNNNNNNNNNNNNNNNNNNNNNNNNNNNNNNNNNNNNNNNNNNNNNNNNNNNNNNNNNNNNNNNNNNNNNNNNNNNNNNNNNNNNNNNNNNNNNNNNNNNNNNNNNNNNNNNNNNNNNNNNNNNNNNNNNNNNNNNNNNNNNNNNNNNNNNNNNNNNNNNNNNNNNNNNNNNNNNNNNNNNNNNNNNNNNNNNNNNNNNNNNNNNNNNNNNNNNNNNNNNNNNTATGATTAGGAACGATGTTATATGGGGCAAGTTGGGGgtgcttcacccttaaccaaAGATCTCGGGTTGGGTATAGacaaaatcttgttgggagcgccacccccgaatgggccTTGCAGTGTGCGATTCGAATTTAGTCGGGGCTCTAATGTGGGTTCCGGACACCgggtggaaaaccaaaaaaaaaaaaagttgggaGTGACTTTTGTGGTGAACAAGATGAGGGAAGTGAGACGAAGATGCTTCAGACATGTGAAAGAGAAGATGTGTGGATACTAGAAGGGATTGAGGGTTGATTGTAGCAGAATTTAGTAGAGATACGTATGTATTCAAATGATTTACATGGATAGAGTTAATTACAATGAGCTTTAAGAATTAACCAGAAACGTTACCCATGCTACGTTGTTGTTCACTACACCAGATACCAAAAGGTTAGGATGATGATCatcataaattttgatgaatcgctaaattatctcaaaaacaagtgaagtttaaagtttaatatCACACGCCTCCAAAAATATTCTTATATGGTAACTCTTTCAGAAGGACAGGCACCTTAAGAAACTCTTACTTTAGATCTCTTGACTTGTTCATATCAATCCAAATAAACTTTGATCTGactatttattaatttcagCACATTTGTCACTACTTTGGGAATATTCTAGCCGCCTAATCTGCTTTGATTGCATTGACTCCCCAAGATTTGATGGCtgcaaaagaaatattttacctTACCAATCCATTCACTTCCAAAAATACAACGCACACCATTTGAAAACATactttctttgtttcaatttgtttgtcatggtttttttttttttaaaaaaaatattcttgtaATTTGTAGTAAAATGTTATTTAATCTTCTGACTTTAAACATGAAatatgaaaagttgaaatttaaaaagaaattgtcaataatataattaaagaaagaaacatatttttagaaactgactaaaaaaaattaaacaaataaatttaaacgaAAGAAATGTGAAAACAAATAATTAGCATTTCGATTGCCATTTCGTGAAAtgtgaaacaaataaatttaaacatgaAATGTGAAAAGTTAGAAATTGTAATTATAGTATAAAATTCTTTGTTTGCCATTTCGTGATTCTCTTGATAGGAAATTTAGCGTAGGAATAAATAGCAGACGAAATCACGCGGTAACAATAGTAATTAAGACTCTTGCGTGGAACCTAATGTTGTGGATTCCAAAAGGGTTGATTCTGAAATTAGTGGAAATTAAAGCAGCAGCCTGCAAAAGCGATATGCAGGATCAAACTCAGTCAACTTGCCCAAATTGCATCTTTTCCTAAATTCAGACCAAGGATTTCTTacctactatttttttttttttgggaagaaAATTCTCCGTTACTATTTTTTGAATGTGTCTGCTTCTATGCAATAGTTcacaaataattaatagataTAACCACACTAGATAATTTGATGTGACGAGTTTGACTTAGAAAGTGATCAAGTGGCGGATATTCCCCAGCACCCCTTTTCGAGATAGCACACTCGTTGCACTGAATTCCACCGATTGAAAAAGGATCACATAGAACTCGATCCCTTGTCTCCCCAAGGAGTTACCCTAGTTGTTTACCCCCGAAAAAGTAATGCAATGGATGAACTATTTTGAATTAAGCCTAAGACTTAATTTAACATCATTCTTCCTTTTGAGTGCATTGGCCTTGGTGTGGACTGTGGTTTCATTACTTCGAGGTGGATTGTACCAACTTCCTCTTGTGTAAAACTACTCCTTACTTGATCTTCCACGTGTAGGTCTATCTTGACCACGCATCTTGTATATTTTTGCCTTTACACTTGTTATATCAACTCGgttattcttttgattttttttcttatgtacATTGATAGTGCAAAAGCTATTACATTTTCCGTCCTTTAGTTTGGCTTAGTTCAGAGTTTgactttttgaaatttatagtcTAAAATAAAGTATAgatcatttcattaaaaataaaagtttttgtgactataaattatttcattaagaataaaataagcattttaaaattaaattgttattaaatataaaaaatgtcttttttttcatataaaggacaaagagagtaataattattttaacaagttgtATCgggtaaatttttcatattatcaaTCTCACTTTTTATGTATCGATAGTTACCTTTTGAGTGTCCTGGTAATTCTTTTACACGATCTATGTATAACAGTTAAACTCAATAAAGGTAGTAGCAACATGATCTCCCTCCTGTTCCAATCAGATCCTCTGGAATTTGATGTTGTGCAAAGTGATATGTATTAAAGATAGGGTGAATGATTTGGACTGACCTCTGCTTCCAAGTTACATGTCTAATGTTTTAAGAAATGGAGGAAAAAGGGTCTTTGTACATACACAAGTCACAACACAGGTCAAGAGGTCCCATTTTGCCTTTggtattaagaaaataaacaaaacaaaaagacaaaAGTTGCTGCACTACTCTAAAAGCGATACTATTATTAGCTAGTGGAAAACCTCGCGCCGAAGTAATCGTCACACAGTTTCAATATGTAAGAATTCTATGCAATTTTTTGGgaaggaaaaagaaacaaagcTTTATATTATACTTTTGTGTTTGGCcatgaaaagaaacaaaaatcgTATAACAACCCAAAGATTATATGTACATAAAATGAGCGTAACAAAACAATTTTTGCAATTAAGTTTTATCTATCTTCAAGTAGCGTTCTAAGACGTAAGTTTTATTTGAACGAATTTGAGATTTAATCTTAACAGATTCAAAATTATGAATTCTTTGAAAAGAgggattcaaaatttaatactaCTACTTTTCAGGATTGTTTACGtaatgttaaaaataattactaacTTGATCAAAAGGACACTTAGTTGaagatttttcattttaagtCTGAAAGAGTGACAACATACAAATTAGACCAAACTAAACTTGAgttacattaattaataatttaataccAAGATTACAAATTAAAACAGAATCCAGTACATTTTTCAACCCCATATCTGATATCTTGTTGATTGGAACTGGAGTTGTGAGTCGTCAGTTCCATGTTCATCCCAAGACTGTGAAGCAATCTCATATGGGTAGGTGACAAATGATGATCCAAAATCCATCAGATCTTCATGATCATTTGATAAGTTGGCATTCCAGCAGTTCACAATATCTGTTGTAGCTGTAAATTTCTGGAAAGAGGAACTGGTTTCTGCATATAACTTTTCTTTAGAGAAGGAATTGATGTTATATACTAGGTTGTTTGGGGACGCGGAGTCCGCGGTGATATGGACAGTCGTAATGTCATGAATACTAGGCCTCCTCTTATCTTTGCCTCCTCCTGATATCTGTCTCTGATAGTATTTCTGAGCATGACTAGCTACTTGAGTTGGAGTTCTTGAAATTACCATTTTCTTCGATATGTTCCTCCAATCCCCTTTTCCATACTTCTCAAGTCCCATCAGAAATCTCCTataccaaaaataatttttggattcaacatttttcttcaaaaaattataatgtaaaaaataatgcaatCCCTCCCTCCCTCCCTATTAACAGcaacaaatttaaaaaggaaaaagaaaaaacagagtATGAATAGATCTAGGATGCACCTGTGTTCTTCTTCAGTCCATGGTacacctttttttctttcttgatcAGATGATTTACTCCCTCTTTTTCTAAATGTTTGTAATCCACAATGATCAACCAATTCCAAGGTAATCGAAGACGCGAAATAACCAGGATTTGGAACCAATCCAGCTTCAATATCTGAAACATCTGAAACAAGTGCTTTATATTGATTCATTACATCAATAACTGACTTTCCAGGGATGAGGGCAGCCACTTTAAACCATCTATCAGGAGTTTTCTCATCATATATTGCAATAGCACTTTCAAATTGCTTGTTCTCTTCTTTAGTCCATTCTCTCTTCTCGTTTATCCAACTTGAATTTGGTAAAAAAGAAGTAGAAAATAAAGTTTCCATTTCACAAACAAGTGGCGTGCTAGGTTAGTACTATAATGATAAGATTTTTGTGATTCCCCCAAAGATAGTTATAATTAATTGATCAGAATCATATACTGGGAATAAGAATACCCTTTTTTGAACACAGAATATTGGATTAGAGAAAGAGGCTACTACTTTTCAGaatcaaaaaattacaatacagaaaaaaaaatgaagtttgagaAAGGTGATCAATGTACAGTGGCAACGGATTTTTGATGTATCAATGAATAGGCTTTGTAttatatgaaatgaaatgatgaGTGGAACAAAAACTCATAATAAAAAGGAGACATCGATCGGGAGATGGGTCCACCAGTCGTAAGATTAGATATGTGTAATACTACATGCTACACGTTTctatttttaatcataaatatCAGCAACGTTAGTGCATGAGGTTTAAAAAGATAATCCCTCCGtctattttatcttcttttaatttgacacgaaattttaaaaaaataaataaattatgtggtCTTAACTAAAATACTTTCTTCGTTAACTTTTACTTatcatatttgaacttaatattttaattaaaaaaataatgattagcACGACGAGTTTACCACACTATATcactattaattgatttttagttttagatcttgaaaaatgttttaaggaaTAAGTAATTAGTGTTAAGGGTAAAACATAGAAAaagtaacaagtaaaagtataaaaatctatttttgatatagtggacaagtaaaagtgaatagaTAGAGTATCTAAATGTACCATAAtattacttaatatttaattttataattttaaacacatcgtataaaaagttaaataaaaaaaaatacattctttttaaataatttgtttttttaaaaaaaaagtaaaaaggtaATTGAAATGAAGGGATGAATACCATTTTATGTTAGCATAAAGGACCTCTATAGATCATGCTATCTCTTCCTTTACCTTCTTATATAGAATAGAAGGTGTTATCTCTCATGTAACTTGTTTCAACAATCCAGAGTAGATTGTCTTTGAATTTGATCAATTGAATTCCTCCCAAGTGAATCAATAATGATAGTCGTtacattcttttgtttttttaacaatttcgttcaatttttttacttgaaatgCAAATAAGAAAAACGTATAAGCAAAAGGTGAAATAGcttatatttgaatttaattaagtATATATACATGTTGCACCCTTTTATCTTTTGGCATAGAGTTCTTTTATTTTAGATTACTTTTGATTAAGATTTTTAAATCATTAATAATAAAGGGTATTGTCGATCAGAGTGTAAATTCTAATACTTTAGACTGAGGTccaattttctttaatataacTTATTGGATGATGATGTCCATCCTGTTTAAGGATTTGTATTTTTTGTCCTATCTTATATGAAAGTATTAACTAATTGGAAAGTGAAACAACATCTTTTTttaccataatttttttattttttaagattataagttgtgttaatttgtaatatttttgtgtagttttgaatatataaattttatattaaaaaatatatatctaaatTCGTAATTAAAATAAAGTCTTTAAATTCTTGTACTTTGAATAGCTTCAATAAATTGAGAAGAGAGCACGTAAAAATAACAATGTTCTTATATTATCTTAATTATATGTATTGGTAAATACATTAGATTTCAATATGAGAACGTCTAAGCTTGTAGATCAACTATCTATCATTAAGGTAGATGGTCTAAGCTTGTAAGGCAGGCTTTTCAATGCATTCAAACCATTTTGGGAACTGCCCGTGAACTTCATTCNAAGTCAATCAACGGCCAGAAAACCAATGTCTGTGTGACCATGCAGAATATTGcaaaatttagtatattttagaATATTAAAATGTCACACTAACACATCACATTTTacaaaaaactcttttttttttgttttgaaacgGATATAACGTATTTTGCTTTGTATTGTTTACATTAcacaaaatgaataaaatgaatagaGGTAGAATTAATTTCACAATTATCACATTGAATATCAACCCAATCTCGATAAGAATCAATATGCTACACTTGAGCAGATCCTGAAGATCATGAGACTTTATTTTTGGCTATTTTCGTCGATTCTTCACCCTCTAATCAGCAATAGAAGTCTCTACCTTATAACCTTTTTGAAAAAAGTCTTCACATTTGCGCAAGACCTTGGTCAAATTTATAGTCACGAAGATAAGAGCTATAACCTAAACTCGTTATCAAAACAAGCTTCTTCAGTATCAAAATAAGTAGCGaagctagaaatttaaacaaactTCTTCCGTATCAAAATAAGTAGTGAAGCTAGAAATTTTATCAAGGGCGTTTGAAAagtatattgtattatttgagGTTTGAACCTAATATATAGTTCTTGATTCAAATGGACACCCATTAGCACTGTGTCAAAGGTGTACTTTTGTTAAGGGTGCTTGCTTATGTTTTTCATTTCAACAGAATGTGCCCTTTGAGGTGGTTGTGAGATAAATTCAACAGCAGAAGTAGTGAATTTAGGAA
Protein-coding regions in this window:
- the LOC125859465 gene encoding transcription factor DIVARICATA-like — its product is METLFSTSFLPNSSWINEKREWTKEENKQFESAIAIYDEKTPDRWFKVAALIPGKSVIDVMNQYKALVSDVSDIEAGLVPNPGYFASSITLELVDHCGLQTFRKRGSKSSDQERKKGVPWTEEEHRRFLMGLEKYGKGDWRNISKKMVISRTPTQVASHAQKYYQRQISGGGKDKRRPSIHDITTVHITADSASPNNLVYNINSFSKEKLYAETSSSFQKFTATTDIVNCWNANLSNDHEDLMDFGSSFVTYPYEIASQSWDEHGTDDSQLQFQSTRYQIWG